The following coding sequences are from one Haloferax litoreum window:
- a CDS encoding DUF5367 domain-containing protein, giving the protein MTPLYTVDLASETSAERVDALPSLTEPTIRQFLSFGFLAWLGATVAFRLAGHYLLDPASPLIVGALYVAVVPAMSGLALALYRWNGVTGAKRLEAAVALVLPGMFLDTVAIAFFGSVFPNMVPGAAKHFGGMLLLAYATVLVTGFVRRW; this is encoded by the coding sequence GTGACTCCTTTGTACACTGTCGATTTGGCGTCTGAAACCTCGGCCGAACGTGTCGACGCTCTTCCGTCACTAACTGAACCGACGATTCGTCAATTTCTCTCGTTTGGATTCCTCGCCTGGCTCGGGGCGACGGTTGCGTTCCGACTCGCTGGACACTATCTGCTCGACCCCGCATCACCACTCATCGTCGGTGCGTTGTACGTTGCAGTCGTCCCGGCGATGAGTGGTCTCGCATTGGCTCTGTACCGATGGAATGGTGTCACGGGAGCGAAGCGACTCGAGGCAGCAGTCGCGTTAGTTCTTCCGGGGATGTTCCTCGATACAGTTGCGATAGCGTTCTTCGGGTCCGTCTTCCCGAACATGGTTCCGGGTGCGGCCAAGCATTTCGGTGGGATGTTGCTTCTCGCCTATGCAACAGTCCTCGTGACCGGATTTGTTCGGCGGTGGTAA
- a CDS encoding CPBP family intramembrane glutamic endopeptidase, with translation MTTEPPPASSAEGAGPKVGLFLLLTFGWSWGFWVPKALAAEGLVEGVPVLPELGAFGPTVAAFILVTYTNGISGARHLARRAIRLDFPKRWLIPALFLSPAIVFISLGVAIATDASLSFPWADNPIVLPVAFVVIFFLGGPVQEEFGWRGYLLDPVQKRLSALGGGLAVGLAWAVWHIPLFYVPSETIYYQNPFLGFAVSITLLSVLMTWVYNNTNASLLPALLFHASFNWSQGMFPILDSDLASLTLVGLLVFTTVVVVVYWGPTSLTRADGESASRSGL, from the coding sequence ATGACTACTGAGCCGCCACCAGCGAGTTCCGCAGAGGGAGCGGGGCCGAAAGTGGGTTTGTTTCTCCTGCTGACGTTTGGTTGGTCGTGGGGATTCTGGGTTCCGAAGGCTCTCGCTGCCGAAGGACTCGTCGAGGGCGTCCCCGTTCTCCCCGAACTGGGTGCGTTTGGTCCGACTGTCGCTGCCTTCATTCTCGTGACGTACACGAACGGCATCTCCGGGGCTCGACACCTCGCGCGACGCGCAATTCGACTCGACTTCCCGAAACGGTGGTTGATTCCGGCGTTGTTCCTCTCTCCCGCCATCGTCTTCATCTCGCTCGGCGTCGCCATCGCCACGGACGCCTCGCTGTCGTTTCCCTGGGCGGACAATCCAATCGTCCTTCCGGTTGCGTTCGTCGTCATCTTCTTCCTCGGCGGACCCGTCCAAGAAGAGTTCGGCTGGCGAGGGTATCTCCTCGACCCCGTACAAAAGCGGTTATCGGCGCTCGGCGGTGGTCTCGCTGTCGGCCTCGCTTGGGCAGTCTGGCACATTCCACTGTTTTACGTCCCGAGTGAGACCATCTACTACCAGAATCCATTCCTCGGCTTTGCGGTCTCTATCACGTTACTTTCCGTCCTCATGACGTGGGTGTACAACAACACGAACGCCAGTCTCTTGCCCGCCCTTCTGTTCCATGCATCGTTCAACTGGTCACAGGGGATGTTCCCGATACTCGACTCAGACCTGGCGAGCCTCACACTCGTTGGACTCCTCGTCTTCACGACGGTCGTTGTCGTCGTCTACTGGGGGCCGACCAGTCTCACTCGGGCAGACGGAGAGTCGGCGTCCCGTTCGGGGCTGTGA
- a CDS encoding aldo/keto reductase, with translation MSTLEDVDLDFVPLGETGLQTSELQFGTWRFGKETEEGNVEIGEERAHELLDAYEEAGGRFIDTADVYGGGKSEEWIGDWLSDRDRERFTIASKIFWQIREGDPNSRGTNRKNIRHRIDALLDRLDTDYVDVLYIHRWDDDTPTREMMKTLNRLVEDGKVHYLGASTMRPNAWKVAKANEIARAEGWEPFTVSQPRYNLVDREIEGDYLEMTRSYGMAVCPWSPLGQGFLTGKYTREEGLTGESRAAESSRFEAAYLTEENFDLHDELDAVADEVGASPAQTALAWLMHRDGVTAPIVGARTVDQLTENLAAATVDLSKEQVQRLTEAKAGPYAGL, from the coding sequence ATGAGCACTCTCGAAGACGTCGACCTAGACTTCGTTCCGCTCGGCGAGACAGGATTACAGACGAGCGAACTCCAGTTCGGCACCTGGCGGTTCGGAAAAGAGACTGAAGAAGGGAACGTCGAAATCGGCGAGGAACGCGCCCACGAACTGTTAGACGCGTACGAGGAAGCAGGCGGTCGGTTCATCGACACTGCCGACGTCTACGGTGGCGGCAAGAGCGAAGAGTGGATTGGAGACTGGCTTTCCGACCGTGACCGCGAACGGTTCACTATCGCCTCGAAGATTTTCTGGCAGATTCGAGAGGGAGACCCCAACAGTCGCGGCACCAACCGAAAGAACATCCGACACCGAATCGATGCCCTCCTCGACCGTCTCGACACCGACTACGTGGACGTGCTGTACATCCACCGCTGGGACGACGACACGCCGACGCGCGAGATGATGAAGACGCTTAACCGTCTCGTCGAAGACGGGAAGGTCCACTACCTCGGTGCGTCGACGATGCGCCCGAACGCGTGGAAGGTGGCGAAGGCCAACGAAATCGCCCGTGCCGAGGGATGGGAACCGTTCACCGTCTCGCAACCCCGGTACAACCTCGTCGACCGCGAAATCGAAGGAGACTATCTGGAGATGACTCGGTCCTATGGGATGGCCGTCTGCCCGTGGAGTCCGCTCGGCCAAGGGTTCCTGACCGGGAAGTACACCCGAGAAGAAGGACTCACGGGCGAGTCACGCGCCGCTGAATCGAGTCGGTTCGAAGCGGCGTACCTCACCGAGGAGAACTTCGACCTACACGACGAACTCGACGCAGTCGCCGACGAAGTTGGCGCGTCGCCTGCACAGACTGCGCTCGCGTGGCTCATGCACCGTGACGGCGTCACCGCACCTATCGTCGGTGCTCGAACTGTCGACCAACTCACGGAGAATCTCGCTGCTGCGACGGTAGACCTCTCAAAAGAGCAAGTCCAGCGCTTGACTGAAGCGAAAGCCGGTCCGTACGCAGGGTTGTAG